The Parabacteroides sp. AD58 genome includes a window with the following:
- a CDS encoding DUF4374 domain-containing protein: MKRRLLTVSCAAVCMCGFVLTSCSEDDPVTPGNNGDNNNGTSTTEVISNYVVAASVSNANYLLTADTLTEGTISAKNNGLTTESGTQWIFYQDKYLYRLVYNQGNAGVTSSYILNAAGKVEERDNTYEIKRFTSYGTYKNYIITASAGDLSQAYADENGYLPKGFLFSYLDVENETFKTNSDVSYSENFLGNGEYVTLAGILEANDKIYSVAVPMGLSQYGVKAEGGKYVIYPDLVKQESGGSGSSSYEKGELQWTQYPNECWVAIFGDESFQNKTLIKTDKISYACGRNKSQYYQTIWSADNGDIYVFSPSYAKTMTDPRQQTTLPAGVVRIKAGTDTFDDDYYCNLEEQTGGKSFLRCWHISDDYFLLLMYDRPLTESGFAAKEMAIFKGEDKKLTYVSGMPKASVISGFGNTPYTENGMVYVAVTTTDGSQPAIYQIDPTSATATKGLTVESEQISGVGKLTYYVTE; the protein is encoded by the coding sequence ATGAAAAGAAGACTTCTAACCGTAAGTTGCGCTGCCGTATGTATGTGCGGATTTGTGTTGACCTCTTGTAGCGAAGATGATCCGGTAACTCCGGGTAACAACGGAGATAACAACAACGGCACATCCACCACCGAAGTTATCTCAAACTATGTAGTAGCGGCTTCCGTAAGCAATGCCAATTATCTGCTGACAGCTGATACGCTGACAGAAGGCACCATCTCTGCCAAGAATAACGGATTGACGACCGAAAGCGGAACCCAATGGATTTTCTATCAGGATAAATATCTCTACCGGCTGGTTTACAACCAGGGAAATGCCGGTGTCACTTCTTCTTATATCCTGAATGCGGCAGGTAAAGTGGAAGAACGTGACAATACTTACGAGATCAAACGTTTCACTTCGTATGGTACTTATAAGAATTATATCATCACTGCCTCAGCCGGCGATCTGTCTCAAGCATATGCGGATGAGAACGGCTATCTGCCCAAAGGTTTTCTTTTCTCTTATCTGGATGTAGAAAATGAGACCTTTAAGACAAACAGCGACGTGAGCTACTCGGAGAACTTTTTAGGCAACGGAGAATACGTAACACTGGCCGGTATCCTCGAAGCCAACGATAAGATTTACAGTGTGGCCGTTCCGATGGGATTGAGCCAGTATGGAGTTAAAGCGGAAGGTGGGAAATATGTCATTTATCCCGATCTGGTTAAACAGGAATCGGGAGGAAGCGGCAGCAGCTCCTATGAAAAGGGCGAACTGCAATGGACGCAATACCCGAACGAATGCTGGGTAGCAATCTTCGGTGATGAATCATTCCAGAACAAGACGTTGATCAAGACCGACAAGATCAGCTACGCCTGCGGACGGAATAAATCACAGTATTATCAGACTATTTGGTCTGCCGATAATGGCGATATATATGTCTTCTCACCCAGCTATGCCAAAACAATGACCGATCCGCGCCAGCAGACGACGTTGCCGGCAGGTGTCGTGCGCATAAAAGCGGGAACAGATACATTCGATGACGATTATTATTGCAATCTGGAAGAACAGACCGGTGGAAAGTCGTTCTTGCGCTGCTGGCATATCTCCGACGATTATTTTCTGCTCCTGATGTATGACCGTCCACTCACTGAATCCGGATTCGCCGCCAAAGAAATGGCTATCTTCAAGGGAGAAGACAAGAAACTGACCTACGTAAGCGGTATGCCTAAAGCCAGCGTAATCTCCGGATTCGGGAATACACCTTATACAGAAAACGGAATGGTTTATGTCGCTGTAACTACTACCGATGGCAGCCAACCGGCCATTTACCAGATTGATCCTACTTCTGCGACAGCCACCAAAGGATTGACTGTTGAATCGGAACAGATCTCGGGTGTTGGAAAATTGACATACTATGTAACTGAATAA
- a CDS encoding 6-bladed beta-propeller — MKQITCIILAAMLLLCGGFGYEHLLAGRSTDINRNGELSDIAESVTAIPLKPINGRSLTEAHDIQKEGNDLFLISQGVLYRFNRQGELICQITDPEEIQVAGYLVHSLKRQLIVLGNVNDIYYYTFDGELLFKKKLRKDFNEEQLMSAVLHRGKIYTAERVMATDTLRRPCIKQQVQVYDTYFRPLESHPIVETALSHPVLSPNTQSVCLRVSPGGRIYAYSAPCESEHLLRDSLYLHQQGEMMGVNEDDVPLLPVSLGSRYWLAVNQHAEEADRRYVFCWDCYDNQAWELNDGFTDDFFQTGSVAALEPMDLYGHTYSFTKRGETLRHAFPEAADSTVVFIVRMKA; from the coding sequence ATGAAACAGATCACTTGTATCATATTAGCGGCTATGCTGCTGCTTTGTGGAGGTTTCGGTTATGAACATCTATTGGCGGGAAGAAGTACAGATATAAATCGGAATGGAGAACTTTCGGATATTGCCGAGTCGGTTACTGCTATTCCGTTGAAACCGATTAACGGCCGGTCTCTGACAGAAGCCCATGATATCCAAAAGGAAGGGAATGATTTGTTTCTCATCAGCCAAGGTGTGTTGTACCGTTTCAACCGGCAAGGTGAGCTGATCTGCCAGATAACAGATCCGGAGGAAATCCAGGTAGCTGGTTATCTGGTTCATTCGCTGAAGAGACAGCTGATTGTATTGGGAAATGTAAACGACATTTATTATTATACGTTTGATGGGGAATTACTTTTCAAAAAGAAACTCCGGAAAGATTTCAATGAAGAACAGCTGATGTCGGCCGTACTGCACCGAGGAAAGATATATACAGCCGAACGGGTGATGGCTACTGATACGCTACGGCGTCCGTGTATCAAACAGCAGGTGCAGGTATATGACACCTATTTTCGTCCGCTCGAATCTCATCCCATTGTTGAAACCGCTTTATCACATCCTGTCTTATCGCCTAATACACAGTCTGTCTGTCTGCGGGTATCGCCAGGCGGACGTATCTATGCCTATAGCGCTCCTTGTGAGTCGGAACATTTATTGCGTGATTCACTGTATCTTCATCAGCAGGGTGAAATGATGGGTGTCAATGAAGATGACGTTCCGCTGTTGCCTGTCAGTTTGGGAAGTCGGTATTGGCTGGCAGTCAACCAGCATGCTGAAGAAGCTGACCGGCGGTATGTATTCTGCTGGGACTGTTATGATAATCAGGCCTGGGAGCTGAATGATGGATTTACCGACGACTTTTTCCAGACCGGCTCGGTGGCAGCATTAGAGCCGATGGACTTGTATGGACACACCTATTCGTTTACAAAGCGGGGCGAAACGTTGCGACATGCTTTTCCGGAGGCGGCCGATTCGACTGTCGTATTCATTGTGCGGATGAAAGCCTGA
- a CDS encoding SagB/ThcOx family dehydrogenase — translation MKNFVFAMMAACSIFGASAQDLHGISLNAPSKQCGTDVMTAFANRQSCRSYADKELSLQQLSDLLWAANGVNRPEKGMRTAPSALNYQDVDIYVCTAKGAYLYDAKANKLVPVTAEDLRKDVAKGQDFAAVAPVSLVLVSDLSKMRGGDTPQNRLTGALDAGIVSQNISIACAGMGLATVPRGTMDKEVLAQKLKLKATQVPFLNHPVGFAK, via the coding sequence ATGAAAAACTTTGTATTTGCCATGATGGCAGCTTGCTCCATTTTCGGGGCAAGTGCCCAGGACTTGCATGGAATCTCGCTGAATGCTCCGAGTAAACAGTGTGGCACAGACGTGATGACTGCTTTTGCTAACCGTCAGTCGTGCCGTTCGTATGCCGATAAGGAGCTTTCTCTGCAACAGCTTTCGGATTTGCTTTGGGCTGCCAATGGCGTAAATCGCCCGGAGAAGGGAATGCGTACGGCGCCCAGTGCATTGAATTATCAGGATGTTGATATTTATGTATGTACGGCAAAAGGTGCTTATTTGTACGATGCCAAAGCTAACAAATTGGTACCGGTGACGGCTGAGGACCTGAGAAAAGATGTTGCGAAAGGACAGGACTTTGCTGCTGTTGCTCCTGTTTCGTTGGTTTTGGTAAGCGACTTGTCGAAGATGCGGGGTGGCGATACACCGCAGAACCGCTTGACGGGAGCGCTGGATGCAGGAATCGTTTCACAGAATATTTCGATCGCTTGTGCCGGAATGGGATTGGCTACGGTGCCACGCGGGACAATGGACAAGGAAGTTCTCGCCCAAAAGTTGAAATTGAAAGCAACACAGGTGCCGTTCTTGAATCATCCGGTCGGTTTTGCTAAATAA
- a CDS encoding TonB-dependent receptor translates to MWLICTSTLWAQSLAVLSGKVISSDQGIVDFASVYLKGTNIGCTTDDKGLFHLKVPEGEYTLVVSAVGYQTAEQTIQAKSGEKQRLRIRLSTDTKELDEVVVVSNGVSRVKKSAFNAIALDTKILQNSTQNLSEALAQAPGMKLRESGGVGSDMQLMMDGFSGKHIKIFIDGVPQEGVGSSFGLNNIPVNYADRIEIYKGVVPVGFGTDAIGGVINIITRKNRDRWFADASYSYGSFNTHKSYINFGQTFKNGLTYSINAFQNYSDNDYYVDTPVKDFETGAINKKKIEHVRRFHDMYHNEAVVAKVGITDKPWADRLMFGFTWSNMYKDIQTGVRQEVVFGGKYQKGHSLMPSLEYRKQNLFTQGLDVTLTANYNKNITHNVDTSTYEYNWRGEMRPLKSPGEQSYQHTRSDNQNWNGSVTLNYRLGKAHTFTFNHVLNMFTRTNQSMLYEDSEANAIPKETHKNISGLSYRLMPNEKWNVSVFGKYYNQYNAGPVATSTAQDNYVKTTNSVSALGYGAAGTYFIGKGFQAKLSYEKAYRLPTNEEMFGDEDLETGDISLKPEKSDNVNLNLSYNQTFGRHSVYAEGGVVYRNTQDYIQRSLTDLSGGKYGATYVNHGKVLTKGYNLSVRYGFGEWLSLGGNFTQMNVRDNVKTVDSGSSQESLTYGARMPNLPYQFANSDISFYWNNLLQKRNKLTLTYDNLYMHSFPLYSEALGSESDYVVPTQFSHNLTLTYSLQNGRYNFSVECRNFTNEKLYDNFSLQKAGRAFYGKIRVCFGN, encoded by the coding sequence ATGTGGCTAATCTGTACCAGTACGCTTTGGGCGCAATCCCTGGCTGTGCTGTCGGGGAAAGTCATTTCGTCCGACCAGGGCATAGTTGATTTTGCATCTGTCTATTTGAAAGGAACAAATATCGGATGCACGACCGATGATAAAGGTCTTTTCCACCTGAAAGTTCCCGAAGGAGAATATACCTTAGTTGTCTCGGCTGTGGGTTATCAGACGGCCGAACAGACGATCCAGGCCAAAAGTGGAGAGAAACAGCGGTTGCGCATTCGCCTTTCAACGGATACAAAGGAACTGGATGAGGTTGTCGTTGTGTCTAATGGAGTAAGCCGGGTGAAAAAGTCGGCATTCAATGCCATTGCCTTAGATACAAAAATCCTGCAGAATTCCACTCAAAACCTGAGTGAAGCCTTGGCTCAGGCTCCGGGCATGAAACTGCGTGAATCAGGAGGTGTCGGTTCAGACATGCAACTGATGATGGACGGATTCAGCGGCAAACATATCAAGATATTTATTGACGGTGTGCCTCAGGAAGGCGTTGGCAGTTCTTTCGGATTAAATAACATTCCGGTGAATTATGCCGACCGGATTGAAATTTACAAAGGTGTCGTACCCGTTGGTTTCGGAACCGATGCGATTGGTGGTGTCATCAATATCATTACCCGGAAGAACCGCGACCGCTGGTTTGCCGATGCTTCTTATTCGTATGGTTCGTTCAATACGCACAAATCATACATCAACTTCGGACAAACCTTCAAGAATGGGCTGACTTATTCGATTAATGCTTTTCAGAACTATTCGGACAACGATTATTATGTGGATACACCCGTAAAAGACTTTGAGACCGGCGCCATCAACAAGAAGAAGATTGAGCATGTCCGTCGTTTCCACGATATGTACCATAACGAAGCGGTAGTTGCCAAGGTCGGCATTACCGATAAGCCCTGGGCCGACCGGCTGATGTTCGGCTTTACCTGGTCGAATATGTACAAGGACATCCAGACAGGAGTCCGGCAGGAAGTCGTGTTCGGAGGTAAATACCAGAAAGGTCATTCCCTGATGCCTTCTCTTGAATACCGCAAACAGAACCTCTTCACCCAGGGGCTGGATGTTACATTGACAGCCAATTATAACAAGAACATCACGCACAACGTCGATACATCGACCTATGAATATAACTGGCGGGGAGAAATGCGTCCACTGAAGTCGCCCGGAGAACAATCCTATCAGCATACCCGCTCTGACAATCAGAACTGGAACGGCTCTGTGACGTTGAATTATCGGTTGGGAAAAGCCCATACGTTTACCTTCAACCATGTACTGAATATGTTTACGCGAACCAACCAGTCTATGCTGTATGAAGACTCAGAAGCTAATGCCATCCCGAAAGAAACGCATAAAAACATCAGCGGACTCTCTTACCGCCTGATGCCAAACGAGAAATGGAATGTGTCGGTATTCGGGAAGTATTACAACCAGTATAATGCGGGCCCGGTAGCGACGTCTACAGCACAGGACAATTATGTAAAGACAACCAATTCAGTCAGTGCCTTAGGATATGGAGCAGCCGGCACCTACTTCATCGGAAAAGGTTTCCAGGCAAAGTTATCGTATGAAAAAGCATATCGTCTGCCTACCAATGAAGAGATGTTTGGAGACGAAGACCTCGAAACCGGTGATATATCGCTGAAGCCGGAAAAGAGTGACAACGTAAACCTCAACCTGAGTTATAATCAGACTTTCGGACGGCATTCGGTATATGCGGAAGGAGGCGTGGTTTACCGGAATACCCAAGACTATATCCAGCGCAGCCTTACCGACCTGAGTGGCGGAAAATACGGAGCAACCTATGTGAATCATGGAAAGGTTCTGACAAAAGGTTATAATCTTTCTGTCCGTTATGGATTTGGTGAATGGCTGAGCCTAGGAGGAAACTTTACCCAAATGAACGTCCGCGACAATGTCAAGACCGTCGACAGCGGCTCCAGCCAGGAAAGTCTGACATACGGCGCCCGTATGCCGAACTTACCTTATCAGTTTGCCAACTCGGATATTTCCTTTTATTGGAACAACCTGCTCCAGAAAAGAAACAAACTGACGCTGACGTACGACAACCTGTATATGCACAGTTTCCCGCTTTATTCGGAAGCTTTGGGTAGTGAATCAGATTATGTGGTGCCGACACAATTCTCGCACAACCTGACTCTCACCTACAGCCTGCAGAACGGACGGTATAATTTCTCGGTAGAATGCCGGAACTTCACCAACGAGAAACTGTATGACAACTTCAGTCTGCAAAAGGCTGGAAGAGCTTTCTATGGCAAGATCCGGGTTTGCTTCGGGAATTAA
- a CDS encoding PepSY-associated TM helix domain-containing protein, with protein MRKFFHQIHLWLSIPLGILISVICLTGAILVFEKEITQIMYPETRTTQVEGQHGRKQRPEFFRQVRALHRWLLDAPAKKGESSAGKTVVGITTVAMTVILISGVIIWFPRNRRTLKNRLQISCTKGWRRFWYDSHVALGFYSTLFLLIMALTGLTWSFSGYRTFMYDLFSGLPVDNLRRFFYSLHTGTWGGLTTRILYFLAALIGGILPLSGYYLWWKKQKRK; from the coding sequence ATGCGTAAGTTTTTTCATCAGATTCATCTCTGGTTGTCCATCCCGTTAGGAATACTGATCTCGGTGATTTGTCTGACTGGTGCAATCTTAGTGTTCGAGAAGGAAATTACACAGATAATGTATCCTGAAACCCGGACAACCCAGGTTGAAGGGCAACATGGCAGGAAACAACGCCCTGAATTTTTCCGACAGGTACGCGCCCTGCATCGCTGGTTACTCGACGCGCCAGCCAAAAAGGGTGAGTCATCTGCCGGGAAAACAGTAGTGGGTATCACTACCGTAGCAATGACCGTCATCCTGATCAGCGGGGTGATTATCTGGTTTCCGCGAAACCGTCGTACACTGAAGAACCGACTACAAATATCCTGCACGAAAGGCTGGCGTCGTTTTTGGTACGACAGTCACGTAGCCTTGGGCTTTTACAGTACACTGTTTCTACTCATTATGGCACTGACAGGCCTGACCTGGTCTTTTTCCGGTTATCGGACTTTCATGTACGATCTTTTCTCCGGCCTGCCGGTAGATAATCTCCGACGATTCTTCTATTCTCTGCATACAGGCACATGGGGCGGATTGACAACGCGGATTCTCTATTTCCTCGCGGCTTTGATTGGAGGAATATTACCGCTGAGCGGTTATTATTTGTGGTGGAAGAAACAGAAACGGAAATAA